A DNA window from Candidatus Sulfotelmatobacter sp. contains the following coding sequences:
- a CDS encoding NAD(P)-dependent oxidoreductase, which translates to MIAYLGTGLLGSGFVRRLLERGETVRVWNRTPEKARALAADGAVVCATAAEAVRGADQIQLTLSDDASVDAVLEPLAGEIGASTIILDHTTTAPTPTGERVARWKQRGVTFVHTPVFMGPAAARNAQGFMLLSAAPEDRATVKPLIVPMTGKVIELGDDPTRAAAFKLFGNMMLVFVVTGLADGYRFAESLGIPASEAQRLFDDFKPGATFELRGKAMANGDFTPQWELSMARKDVRLMMEEAQRHGTSLAVLPAIAAYFDEYVRAGYGGQDVGVVARREPA; encoded by the coding sequence ATGATCGCATACCTTGGGACCGGCCTGCTCGGCAGCGGCTTCGTGCGCAGGCTGCTCGAGCGCGGCGAGACGGTTCGTGTTTGGAACCGCACGCCGGAGAAGGCTCGAGCGCTGGCCGCCGACGGTGCCGTCGTCTGCGCGACTGCGGCGGAGGCCGTGCGCGGCGCAGATCAAATCCAGCTCACGCTGAGTGACGACGCCTCGGTCGACGCGGTCCTCGAACCGCTGGCCGGCGAGATCGGTGCGTCGACGATCATCCTCGATCACACCACGACCGCGCCGACACCGACCGGCGAACGGGTCGCGCGCTGGAAGCAGCGCGGCGTCACCTTCGTCCATACGCCGGTCTTCATGGGACCGGCCGCCGCCCGCAACGCGCAAGGCTTCATGCTGCTCTCCGCCGCGCCGGAGGATCGCGCCACCGTCAAGCCGCTGATCGTCCCGATGACCGGGAAGGTCATCGAGCTCGGCGACGACCCGACCCGCGCCGCGGCGTTCAAGCTGTTCGGCAACATGATGCTGGTGTTCGTGGTGACCGGCCTGGCAGACGGTTACCGCTTCGCGGAGTCGCTCGGTATCCCGGCGAGCGAAGCACAGCGGCTGTTCGACGACTTCAAGCCCGGCGCGACGTTCGAGCTGCGCGGCAAGGCCATGGCCAACGGCGACTTCACGCCGCAGTGGGAGCTCTCGATGGCACGCAAGGACGTGCGGCTGATGATGGAAGAGGCCCAGCGGCACGGCACCTCGCTGGCGGTGCTGCCGGCGATCGCGGCGTACTTCGACGAATACGTGCGCGCCGGCTACGGCGGGCAGGACGTGGGCGTCGTGGCGCGGAGAGAGCCGGCATGA
- a CDS encoding papain-like cysteine protease family protein, with amino-acid sequence MSASIYFDVPYHQQDADNYCGLAAAQMVLASTGAPPLDQSSLVNGALVMPGGISPSTLAGVLNHWASTIGLAATFSSPAPYADYDKALRAVVDNLIRTGIAVPVLAFGSARHWLVVKGAVLDGPIVAGGAYAVRGLIVANPAPVTAAVSATDAVDLATIHATYGDQPVPHVAGDACGKGDVTGAKDVYITAAAWREYNWPSTPDGQPSTYVVVANARTTPVALPSSAVKQFRSSDAGAALAAAAPATAVMAAAQAGVRAHGLDQCPPFASAFAGTHPSQPVMQEVGTTTVRQWQYVQFLRPSAVAGQPDQVTAAVFVDADGTFLGALAPPSHFVDPLDFVALARQALIARQASFADLLGPEPIAQDEIAMVTPRFWQASAESLSPDRAFMRVRVRGHELIVGDDGRVYRQLTPPRCNIVALPSNGKAKPAAPEVEKT; translated from the coding sequence ATGAGCGCTTCGATTTATTTCGACGTTCCGTACCATCAACAGGACGCCGACAACTACTGCGGCTTGGCGGCGGCGCAAATGGTCTTGGCCTCGACGGGGGCACCGCCGCTCGATCAGAGCAGTCTGGTCAACGGCGCGCTCGTCATGCCGGGTGGAATCTCGCCGTCGACGCTGGCCGGCGTGCTGAACCATTGGGCGAGCACCATCGGCTTGGCGGCGACCTTCTCCAGCCCGGCGCCGTACGCGGACTACGACAAAGCGCTTCGCGCGGTCGTCGACAACCTCATCCGGACGGGCATCGCCGTCCCCGTGCTCGCGTTCGGCAGCGCCCGGCACTGGCTGGTCGTCAAGGGCGCGGTGCTCGACGGGCCGATCGTGGCGGGCGGAGCGTACGCCGTGCGCGGCCTCATCGTCGCGAACCCCGCGCCGGTGACGGCCGCGGTGAGCGCGACGGACGCCGTGGATCTGGCGACCATCCACGCGACGTACGGCGATCAACCGGTCCCGCACGTGGCCGGTGACGCGTGCGGGAAGGGCGACGTGACGGGCGCCAAGGACGTCTACATCACCGCGGCAGCGTGGCGCGAGTACAACTGGCCGTCGACGCCCGACGGTCAACCCTCGACGTACGTCGTCGTGGCCAACGCCCGCACGACGCCCGTCGCGCTCCCGTCGAGCGCCGTGAAGCAGTTCCGATCGTCGGACGCGGGAGCGGCATTGGCCGCAGCGGCACCCGCCACCGCCGTCATGGCGGCTGCGCAAGCCGGAGTACGCGCGCACGGGCTCGACCAGTGCCCGCCATTCGCTTCCGCGTTCGCCGGCACGCATCCGTCCCAGCCGGTGATGCAAGAAGTCGGGACGACCACCGTACGGCAGTGGCAGTACGTCCAGTTTCTCCGTCCCTCGGCGGTCGCCGGGCAGCCGGACCAGGTGACGGCGGCCGTTTTCGTCGACGCCGACGGAACGTTTCTGGGTGCGCTCGCTCCGCCCTCGCACTTCGTCGACCCGCTCGACTTCGTCGCCCTTGCGCGCCAAGCGCTGATCGCACGGCAGGCTTCGTTCGCGGATCTGCTCGGCCCCGAGCCGATCGCGCAGGACGAGATCGCCATGGTCACACCACGCTTCTGGCAGGCCAGCGCGGAGTCGCTCTCCCCGGACCGCGCGTTCATGCGCGTGCGCGTGCGCGGTCACGAGCTGATCGTCGGCGACGACGGACGCGTGTATCGCCAGCTCACCCCACCTCGTTGCAACATCGTTGCGCTGCCGTCGAACGGCAAGGCCAAGCCGGCGGCGCCGGAGGTCGAGAAAACATGA
- a CDS encoding DUF2079 domain-containing protein, translated as MPSRRLLAWTVVAFIVLAALAAVRAADWSYGADTGTFVQIILDAFGGMRDGIEQGTHFRFHWSPALALLWPFLAATHSLWVLQAILALATVACAPLLAALARARGIAGGIADRIGAVALVYPPLVAVGFGEFRDLGLLSPLALGWWLALERRAWGWLTAAAALLVLLREDVCLELALIGAGVGIAGLVRRDRGWALAGFGSAAAALASDAVYVFAVLPRVGPWPPSHFYEYPFAHGPAALVLAPFTHPLAFAAAIFTVGRLTYLLEAFVPLALVPLRSRLIALCLPGFAIVLLANSGLVWRMGMHYAALWIPWLLIAFAAGIASLRVPRRWTSVAFVLSALVLVFFSPLHPLHYLRPSYHALGDARTALACVPPDATLATHDEWYAATAARRPHVTVLGEDPQALDVQYLVVASDYPNQDFHDNVLPKVQALVLNGTYRQLCRAGNVTAYERVSRRVNSGASAGIGGGSS; from the coding sequence GTGCCCTCCCGCCGCCTGCTCGCCTGGACCGTCGTCGCCTTCATCGTCCTGGCCGCCCTGGCCGCCGTCCGGGCCGCCGACTGGAGCTACGGAGCCGATACCGGGACCTTCGTGCAGATCATCCTCGACGCGTTCGGCGGGATGCGGGACGGGATCGAGCAGGGCACCCACTTCCGCTTCCACTGGTCGCCGGCTCTAGCGCTGCTGTGGCCGTTCCTGGCGGCCACCCACTCGCTCTGGGTGCTGCAGGCCATCTTGGCGCTGGCGACGGTCGCGTGCGCGCCGCTGCTGGCGGCGCTGGCCCGGGCCCGCGGGATCGCGGGCGGGATCGCCGATCGGATCGGCGCGGTCGCCCTCGTCTATCCGCCGCTGGTGGCGGTCGGGTTCGGCGAGTTCCGTGACCTGGGACTGCTCTCGCCGCTGGCGCTGGGCTGGTGGCTGGCGCTCGAGCGCCGCGCGTGGGGTTGGCTGACCGCGGCCGCGGCGCTGCTGGTGCTCTTGCGCGAGGACGTCTGCCTCGAGCTGGCCCTGATCGGCGCCGGGGTCGGCATCGCGGGCCTGGTCCGGCGCGACCGTGGTTGGGCGCTGGCCGGCTTCGGGTCGGCGGCGGCGGCGCTGGCCTCCGACGCGGTCTACGTCTTCGCGGTGCTGCCGCGCGTCGGACCCTGGCCGCCTTCGCACTTCTACGAGTATCCGTTCGCGCACGGTCCGGCCGCGCTGGTGCTCGCGCCGTTCACCCACCCGCTGGCGTTCGCGGCGGCGATCTTCACGGTCGGGCGCCTGACGTATCTGCTCGAAGCGTTCGTTCCGCTCGCGCTGGTGCCGCTGCGCTCGCGGCTGATCGCGCTGTGCCTCCCCGGCTTCGCGATCGTGCTGCTGGCGAACAGCGGCCTGGTATGGCGGATGGGCATGCACTACGCGGCGCTGTGGATCCCGTGGCTGCTGATCGCGTTCGCCGCCGGGATCGCGAGCCTGCGCGTCCCGCGGCGCTGGACGAGCGTCGCGTTCGTCCTCTCGGCGCTGGTGCTGGTCTTCTTCAGCCCGCTGCACCCGCTCCACTATCTGCGGCCCTCGTACCACGCGCTCGGCGACGCGCGCACCGCGCTGGCCTGCGTCCCGCCCGACGCGACGCTGGCGACGCACGACGAATGGTACGCCGCGACCGCCGCGCGCCGACCGCACGTGACCGTTCTGGGCGAGGACCCGCAAGCGCTCGACGTGCAGTATCTGGTCGTCGCGAGCGACTACCCGAACCAAGACTTCCACGACAACGTGCTGCCGAAGGTCCAAGCACTGGTGCTGAACGGAACCTATCGGCAGCTGTGTCGCGCTGGAAACGTCACCGCTTACGAACGCGTATCGCGGCGGGTGAACAGCGGCGCGTCGGCCGGAATCGGCGGCGGATCTTCGTAG
- the rpsK gene encoding 30S ribosomal protein S11 — protein MAAKKQTKTRKKREFKNVGAGVAHIHSSFNNTIVTITDNTGSTIAWASAGNLGFKGSKKSTPFAAQMAAEAVARKAMEHGMKTAEVYVKGPGAGREAAIRSLQAAGLEITLIKDVTPIPHNGCRPPKRRRV, from the coding sequence TTGGCCGCCAAGAAGCAAACCAAGACGCGCAAGAAGCGCGAGTTCAAGAACGTCGGCGCGGGCGTCGCGCACATCCACTCCTCGTTCAACAACACGATCGTCACGATCACGGACAACACCGGGTCGACGATCGCCTGGGCGAGCGCAGGCAACCTCGGGTTCAAGGGCTCGAAGAAGTCGACGCCGTTCGCCGCGCAGATGGCCGCCGAGGCCGTCGCGCGCAAGGCGATGGAGCATGGGATGAAGACCGCCGAGGTCTACGTCAAGGGACCGGGCGCCGGCCGCGAGGCCGCGATCCGTTCGCTCCAGGCTGCCGGCCTCGAAATCACGCTCATCAAAGACGTCACGCCCATCCCGCACAACGGTTGCCGCCCGCCGAAGCGGCGGCGCGTGTAG
- the rpsD gene encoding 30S ribosomal protein S4 has product MARYTQPVCRLCRRETATSKTGEKIKLFLKGDRCLSKKCAVERRGTAPGQKTQNTKTRAKVSEYGRQLREKQKMRRYYGVLETQFQNYFREAQRVKGQTGATFLQLLERRLDNVVYRLNLALSRAQARQLVTHRHFMVNGRRVNIPSYILKAGDVISIAEGSKSSDLFAQLVETAKARRHPDWLEFSETDNTAKVLALPSREQIDTPVDEQLIVEYYSR; this is encoded by the coding sequence ATGGCCCGCTACACCCAACCCGTGTGCCGCCTGTGCCGTCGCGAGACCGCGACGTCCAAGACCGGCGAGAAGATCAAGCTCTTCCTTAAGGGCGACCGCTGCCTGTCCAAGAAGTGCGCCGTCGAGCGCCGCGGCACGGCCCCCGGTCAGAAGACGCAGAACACCAAGACCCGCGCGAAGGTCTCGGAGTACGGCCGCCAGCTGCGTGAGAAGCAGAAGATGCGCCGCTACTACGGCGTGCTCGAGACGCAGTTCCAGAACTACTTCCGCGAAGCGCAGCGCGTGAAGGGTCAGACCGGCGCGACGTTCCTGCAGCTGCTCGAGCGGCGCTTGGACAACGTCGTCTACCGTCTGAACCTGGCCCTGAGCCGCGCGCAGGCGCGCCAGCTGGTCACGCACCGCCACTTTATGGTCAACGGCCGCCGCGTCAACATCCCCTCGTACATCCTCAAGGCCGGCGACGTGATCTCGATCGCCGAGGGTTCGAAGAGCTCGGACCTGTTCGCGCAGCTGGTCGAGACCGCCAAGGCGCGCCGCCATCCCGATTGGCTCGAGTTCTCGGAGACCGACAACACCGCCAAGGTGCTGGCGCTCCCCAGCCGCGAGCAGATCGACACCCCGGTCGACGAGCAGCTGATCGTCGAATACTACTCGCGCTAA
- a CDS encoding DNA-directed RNA polymerase subunit alpha: protein MTVLEAPAGAQIEVRERRENYAKFVIEPLERGFGITMGNALRRVLLSSIPGAAVTYVKIDGVLHEFSTISGVVEDTVDLLLNLKGLPLKLNTDDPKVLSLNVSGAREVTAGDIAPDADVEILQPNYHIATLSKKDAKLSMEIGVEKSRGYVTSDRQRNIEHMIGLIPMDSIFSPIRKVNFTVDDTRVGQSVDFDRLTIEIETNGSITPDDALSEAAEILTDQLHLFIGFSTEEKPVSAAPASEWDVPVETLNLSVRSFNCLKRAGISKVSELLDMTEDEIIKMRNFGKKSLDEIKQVLEERGLSLRQA, encoded by the coding sequence ATGACCGTCCTCGAAGCGCCGGCCGGCGCGCAGATCGAAGTTCGCGAGCGTCGCGAGAACTACGCCAAGTTCGTCATCGAGCCGCTGGAGCGCGGCTTCGGGATCACCATGGGCAACGCGCTGCGTCGCGTCCTGCTCTCGTCGATCCCCGGAGCCGCCGTCACCTACGTCAAGATCGACGGCGTGCTGCACGAGTTCTCGACCATCAGCGGCGTCGTCGAAGACACCGTCGACCTGCTCCTGAACCTCAAGGGACTCCCGCTCAAGCTCAACACCGACGATCCGAAGGTGCTCTCGCTCAACGTGAGCGGCGCGCGTGAAGTGACGGCGGGCGACATCGCTCCCGACGCCGACGTCGAGATCCTCCAGCCGAACTACCACATCGCGACGCTGTCCAAGAAGGACGCCAAGCTCTCGATGGAGATCGGCGTGGAGAAGTCGCGCGGCTACGTCACCTCGGACCGTCAGCGCAACATCGAGCACATGATCGGGCTCATCCCGATGGACTCGATCTTCTCGCCGATCCGCAAGGTCAACTTCACCGTCGACGACACCCGCGTCGGCCAGTCGGTCGACTTCGACCGGCTGACCATCGAGATCGAGACCAACGGCTCGATCACGCCCGACGACGCGCTCTCGGAAGCGGCCGAGATCCTGACCGACCAGCTGCACCTGTTCATCGGCTTCTCGACCGAAGAGAAGCCCGTCTCGGCGGCGCCCGCCAGCGAGTGGGACGTCCCGGTCGAGACGCTCAACCTCTCGGTGCGCTCGTTCAACTGCCTCAAGCGGGCCGGCATCTCGAAGGTCTCCGAGCTGCTGGACATGACGGAAGACGAGATCATCAAGATGCGCAACTTCGGCAAGAAGTCGCTCGACGAGATCAAGCAGGTTCTCGAAGAGCGCGGCCTCTCGCTCCGCCAGGCGTGA